A single genomic interval of Dysidea avara chromosome 6, odDysAvar1.4, whole genome shotgun sequence harbors:
- the LOC136259027 gene encoding mitochondrial ribonuclease P catalytic subunit-like — MMRYFWIACRQCGTLCNRTVTFYTRFSSRVTLHPVQLRYVHNKTTENIPTLKSLFAEMYRLSELGCQLQVLDVLHTMERLNYPIYSNIFICRLLIMSVKFNNKDVFTKVLDLIDNHIPYDRQVYASVINGLLAFSGYEDAMKVYSEMISKGIIPHNHLVRNMFSNSVKQGDIENTIVLLNQLFARCILPSSTSMEEFLTICLNNRLHDQVIKLLKFYSTYNIPIEDTLANQLMVYFDNYRDSCTSDKRWQSVLTTVSENGVCLNCCTQLSCTLSDQQLHKLRSLFNIELRRATMQAEPDRKVHIKFLDELIINNGPFHYVIDGLNVAYYGNESLSFNKILKLCDRLNSEDAAKILVIGSWHVLKNLTIDGNKVDYYQAVKYYSDQGLYFFVELGSSLSDLALIYATLQSGRDTLLVSNDQFRDHIHNISITNQKASLLMKRWLLTTQVKMSYDGRTFNLVYPPPYLTTVHMNMEEDHYHIPTNNEQWLCVRRRTSS, encoded by the exons ATGATGCGCTACTTTTGGATTGCGTGTAGACAATGCGGTACCCTGTGTAATC GAACAGTTACGTTCTACACGAGATTTTCCAGTAGAGTAACACTTCATCCAGTCCAGCTCAGATATGTCCATAACAAGACAACTGAAAACATTCCAACATTGAAATCGCTATTTGCAGAAATGTATAGATTATCTGAACTTGGTTGTCAACTACAAGTGTTAGATGTCTTGCATACAATGGAGAGACTCAATTAcccaatatactctaatatttTCATATGTAGATTACTAATAATGTCTGTCAAGTTTAACAACAAAGATGTTTTTACAAAAGTACTGGATCTCATTGATAACCATATTCCTTATGATCGACAGGTGTATGCCTCAGTTATTAATGGCCTACTGGCTTTCTCTGGATATGAAGATGCCATGAAAGTTTACAGTGAAATGATTAGTAAAGGGATTATCCCTCATAATCATCTAGTTCGTAATATGTTTAGCAACAGTGTGAAACAAGGCGATATTGAAAATACTATTGTACTGCTTAATCAACTGTTCGCAAGGTGTATTCTGCCTTCGTCAACCTCAATGGAGGAGTTTTTAACAATTTGTCTGAACAACAGACTACATGATCAAGTCATCAAGCTGTTGAAATTTTACTCTACATATAACATACCAATTGAAGATACCCTCGCTAATCAGCTGATGGTTTATTTTGATAATTACAGGGACAG CTGTACTAGTGATAAGCGCTGGCAAAGTGTACTAACAACTGTGAGTGAAAA TGGAGTCTGTCTCAATTGTTGTACACAATTGTCTTGTACTCTCAGTGACCAACAACTACACAAGTTACGATCACTTTTTAACATTGAACTAAGAAGAGCAACAATGCAAGCAGAACCTGATCGCAAAGTACACATAAAGTTCTTAGATGAACTGATTATCAATAACGGACCTTTTCATTATGTTATTGATGGACTAAATGTAGCCTATTATGGGAACGAAAGTTTATCATTTAACAAG ATATTGAAGTTGTGTGATAGACTGAACAGTGAGGACGCGGCAAAGATACTGGTGATTGGCAGCTGGCATGTATTAAAAAACTTAACAATCGATGGAAATAAAGTGGATTACTATCAAGCTGTAAAGTATTACTCTGACCAAGGACTGTACTTCTTTGTTGAGCTTGGCAG CTCACTTAGTGACTTGGCTCTTATCTATGCCACACTGCAATCAGGCAGGGACACCTTGCTGGTATCCAATGATCAATTCAGGGATCATATTCATAACATTAGTATCACAAACCAGAAAGCCAGTTTGTTAATGAAGAGATGGCTACTAACCACTCAGGTGAAAATGTCATATGATGGAAGAACTTTCAATTTGGTG TATCCACCCCCCTACCTGACAACAGTACACATGAACATGGAGGAGGATCACTACCATATTCCAACTAATAATGAACAATGGTTGTGTGTTAGGAGGAGGACAAGTAGTTGA